Proteins from a single region of Vairimorpha necatrix chromosome 6, complete sequence:
- a CDS encoding putative SP-containing membrane protein has translation MKCILYSLHILAAFTTVNKTISNTTDPLKNIFKFDNLRQHCNVLGNYARETKFPLDDVLKLAKLIWDIVIDHPIFKKIIKKDNLTTIFEEKGEILKYDYLNIFSGYFYQNDFWNSDKLTDSEVRFIDKIAWESRSILRTLRFCHGDEIFNAKSTNNTIQRIVHENICFKSKGIDKFPYIFYKRCKHLYSHFEQCLEIDDKVEFLSDIKKNQVGIMGSECINDHYDFKNINMSYHHTYYDLLNFSNTSIFIDLNNATDVSVSNDTNISSHIDTRSFESIVYDYFSSFAINCVLIGINILAFITIIFLVLYMYKRYCKKKTKLPRIYMNVHLTNEEFV, from the coding sequence ATGAAATGTATACTTTATTCGTTACATATTTTAGCAGCATTCACTACGGTAAACAAAACAATTAGTAATACGACAGATCCACtgaaaaacatttttaaatttgataatctTAGACAGCATTGTAATGTTTTAGGAAACTATGCAAGAGAAACTAAATTCCCTTTAGATGATGTTCTTAAATTAGCTAAACTAATTTGGGATATTGTAATTGATCATcctatatttaaaaagattatcaaaaaagataatCTTACAACTATCTTTGAAGAAAAAGGagaaattttgaaatatgATTAtctgaatattttttcgggatatttttatcaaaatgaTTTTTGGAATTCTGACAAATTAACAGATTCAGAAGTAAgatttattgataaaattgCATGGGAGTCACGATCAATTTTGAGAACATTGAGGTTTTGTCATGGagatgaaatttttaatgcgAAATCGACTAATAATACCATTCAAAGAATAGTTCATGAAAATATATGCTTTAAATCTAAAGGCATTGATAAATTcccttatattttttacaagagATGTAAACATCTTTATAGTCATTTTGAACAATGTTTGGAAATAGACGATAAGGTAGAGTTTCTTAgtgatattaaaaaaaaccaagTAGGTATTATGGGTTCAGAATGTATAAATGATCATTATGAttttaagaatattaatatGTCATATCATCATACGTATTACGATCTACTTAACTTTAGTAATACTAGTATATTTATCGATTTAAATAATGCGACTGATGTTAGTGTTAGCAATGACACTAACATATCTAGTCATATTGATACTCGCTCATTCGAAAGTATTGTTTACGACTATTTTTCCTCATTTGCAATTAATTGTGTCTTAATTGGCATTAATATATTAGCATTTATAacaattattttcttagtactttatatgtataaaagatactgcaagaaaaaaacaaaattgcCCAGAATCTATATGAATGTACATTTAACAAACGAAGAATTCGTTTAA